One Streptomyces sp. CNQ-509 DNA window includes the following coding sequences:
- a CDS encoding xanthine dehydrogenase family protein subunit M, which translates to MTTHAPQAAPTVVLPDSLDEAVAALVAMPAAVPVAGGTDLMAAVNAGLLRPSALVGLGRISELRGWQYQDGAALLGSGLTHARIGRPDFAALIPALAAAARAAGPPQVRNAATLGGNIASADRTGDTLPVLAALDATVVIAEPGGGHREIPVSHLLAGVEMLRTGELIAFVRAPLLHAPQVFLKATGRTGPGRAVASVALVLDPARRSVRCAVGAVAPAPLRPMEAEQWVAGLMDWDGHRGLPPEALAAFGEYVAAACIPDPPPGAEGEEPPRLPAAALHLRRTVSALARRALGRALS; encoded by the coding sequence TTGACCACTCACGCACCGCAGGCCGCACCGACGGTGGTGCTGCCGGACTCGCTCGACGAAGCGGTCGCGGCGCTCGTCGCCATGCCCGCCGCCGTGCCCGTCGCCGGCGGGACCGACCTCATGGCGGCCGTCAACGCGGGCCTGCTGCGCCCCTCCGCGCTCGTCGGCCTCGGCCGGATCAGCGAACTGCGCGGCTGGCAGTACCAGGACGGCGCCGCCCTCCTCGGCAGCGGCCTGACCCACGCGCGCATCGGGCGGCCCGACTTCGCCGCGCTCATCCCCGCGCTCGCCGCCGCCGCGCGCGCCGCGGGCCCGCCGCAGGTGCGCAACGCCGCCACCCTCGGCGGCAACATCGCCTCCGCCGACCGCACCGGCGACACGCTGCCGGTGCTGGCCGCGCTCGACGCCACCGTGGTGATCGCGGAACCCGGGGGCGGGCACCGCGAGATCCCGGTCAGCCACCTCCTCGCGGGTGTGGAGATGCTGCGCACCGGCGAGCTGATCGCGTTCGTACGGGCGCCGCTGCTGCACGCGCCGCAGGTGTTCCTCAAGGCCACCGGGCGTACGGGGCCGGGGCGCGCGGTCGCCTCGGTCGCGTTGGTGCTCGACCCGGCGCGCCGGTCGGTGCGGTGCGCCGTCGGCGCGGTGGCGCCCGCGCCGCTGCGGCCGATGGAGGCCGAGCAGTGGGTCGCGGGCCTGATGGACTGGGACGGCCACCGCGGGCTGCCGCCCGAGGCGCTGGCCGCCTTCGGCGAGTACGTCGCCGCCGCGTGCATCCCCGACCCGCCGCCGGGCGCGGAGGGCGAGGAGCCGCCGCGGCTGCCGGCGGCGGCGCTGCACCTGCGGCGTACGGTGTCGGCGCTGGCCCGCCGGGCACTGGGGAGGGCGCTGTCGTGA
- a CDS encoding beta-N-acetylhexosaminidase has protein sequence MDLIPAPRSAARTSDTATFALGQGTVLAAGEGAEGVARWLRAEIGAATGLPLAPADPAAADAADAADAPAPTGGPGADGVIRLTVDPALALAGRPAGAAGAEAYRLEIGPGGVRLTGGGPAGVFWGAQTLRQLLGPQAYRTAPLGERTWELPHCRVEDAPRFGWRGFMLDVSRHFLTKREVLRHLDLMAAHKLNVLHFHLTDDQGWRIEIKRHPKLTEDASWRPRTKVGHRASDIWDERPHGGFYTQDDLREIVAYAAARHITVVPEIDIPGHSQAAIHAYPWLGNTDVVDTAALDVWGDWGVSENVLAPTEEVLRFYEGVFEEVLDIFPAGIAEYSAFVHVGGDECPKHQWKSSPAAQARIRELGLADEDELQSWFIRHFDRWLADRGRRLIGWDEILEGGLADGATVSSWRGYAGGIAAARAGHDVVMCPEQQVYLNYRESGAPDEPVPIAQVRTLEDVYRFEPVPPQLEGPAAEHVIGTQANVWSEVLESPQRFDYQVYPRLAAFAEVAWSALPPSAERDFAGFSARMEEHYARLDALGVDYRPPGGPRPWQRRPGVLGRPIEGPPPIV, from the coding sequence ATGGATCTCATCCCCGCGCCCCGCAGCGCCGCCCGCACCAGCGACACCGCGACCTTCGCCCTGGGCCAGGGCACCGTCCTCGCCGCCGGCGAGGGGGCCGAGGGCGTCGCCCGGTGGCTGCGCGCCGAGATCGGTGCGGCCACCGGGCTGCCGCTCGCCCCCGCAGACCCGGCCGCCGCGGACGCCGCCGATGCCGCGGACGCCCCTGCCCCCACAGGCGGCCCCGGCGCCGACGGCGTCATCCGCCTCACCGTCGACCCCGCGCTCGCCCTCGCCGGCCGGCCCGCCGGCGCGGCCGGCGCCGAGGCGTACCGGCTGGAGATCGGCCCCGGCGGCGTCCGCCTCACCGGCGGCGGCCCCGCGGGGGTGTTCTGGGGCGCGCAGACCCTGCGCCAGCTCCTCGGCCCGCAGGCGTACCGGACCGCCCCCCTCGGCGAGCGCACCTGGGAGCTGCCGCACTGCCGCGTCGAGGACGCGCCGCGGTTCGGCTGGCGCGGCTTCATGCTCGACGTCTCCCGGCACTTCCTCACCAAGCGCGAGGTGCTGCGCCACCTCGACCTGATGGCCGCGCACAAGCTCAACGTGCTGCACTTCCACCTCACCGACGACCAGGGCTGGCGCATCGAGATCAAGCGCCACCCCAAGCTCACCGAGGACGCCTCCTGGCGCCCGCGCACCAAGGTCGGCCACCGCGCCTCCGACATCTGGGACGAGCGTCCGCACGGCGGCTTCTACACCCAGGACGACCTCCGCGAGATCGTCGCGTACGCCGCCGCCCGGCACATCACCGTCGTCCCGGAGATCGACATCCCCGGCCACTCGCAGGCCGCCATCCACGCGTACCCCTGGCTCGGCAACACCGACGTCGTCGACACCGCGGCGCTCGACGTGTGGGGCGACTGGGGCGTCTCGGAGAACGTCCTCGCGCCCACCGAGGAGGTGCTGCGCTTCTACGAGGGCGTCTTCGAGGAGGTGCTGGACATCTTCCCGGCCGGCATTGCCGAGTACTCGGCGTTTGTGCACGTCGGCGGCGACGAGTGCCCCAAGCACCAGTGGAAGTCCTCGCCCGCCGCCCAGGCCCGTATCCGCGAACTCGGCCTGGCCGACGAGGACGAGCTGCAGTCGTGGTTCATCCGGCACTTCGACCGCTGGCTCGCCGACCGCGGCCGCCGCCTCATCGGCTGGGACGAGATCCTCGAAGGCGGCCTCGCCGACGGCGCCACCGTCTCCTCCTGGCGCGGCTACGCCGGCGGCATCGCCGCCGCGCGGGCGGGACACGACGTCGTCATGTGCCCGGAGCAGCAGGTCTATCTCAACTACCGTGAATCGGGCGCTCCGGACGAGCCCGTGCCGATCGCCCAGGTGCGTACGCTGGAGGACGTCTACCGCTTCGAGCCCGTGCCGCCGCAGCTCGAAGGCCCGGCGGCGGAGCACGTCATCGGCACCCAGGCCAACGTCTGGAGCGAGGTGCTGGAGAGCCCGCAGCGCTTCGACTACCAGGTCTACCCGCGGCTCGCCGCCTTCGCCGAGGTCGCCTGGTCCGCCCTGCCGCCGTCCGCCGAGCGGGACTTCGCCGGCTTCTCTGCCCGCATGGAGGAGCACTACGCGCGCCTCGACGCCCTCGGCGTCGACTACCGCCCGCCCGGCGGCCCGCGGCCGTGGCAGCGGCGCCCGGGAGTGCTCGGACGCCCGATCGAAGGACCGCCCCCGATCGTGTGA
- a CDS encoding DUF3039 domain-containing protein: protein MSTPLPEPERGTGTGTLVEPTPEVSHGDGDHERFAHYVQKDKIMASALDGTPVVALCGKVWVPGRDPKKYPVCPMCKEIYESMGAGGGKDGGKDGGKKK from the coding sequence ATGAGCACTCCTCTCCCCGAGCCCGAACGCGGAACCGGCACCGGCACCCTCGTCGAACCGACGCCGGAGGTGTCGCACGGCGACGGCGACCACGAGCGCTTCGCCCACTACGTCCAGAAGGACAAGATCATGGCCAGCGCGCTCGACGGCACCCCCGTCGTGGCGCTCTGCGGCAAGGTGTGGGTCCCGGGGCGCGATCCGAAGAAGTACCCCGTCTGCCCCATGTGCAAGGAGATCTACGAGTCCATGGGCGCCGGCGGCGGCAAGGACGGCGGTAAGGACGGCGGCAAGAAGAAGTAG
- a CDS encoding YqgE/AlgH family protein: MTEVSSLTGRLLVATPALTDPNFTRTVVLLLDHDDEGSLGVVLNRPTPVGVGDVLRDWADLAGDPGVVFQGGPVSLDSALGLAVVPGDKGGVPGGEGPLGWRRVHGAIGLVDLDAPPELLAAELGTLRIFAGYAGWGPGQLEEELDDGAWYVVESEPGDVSSPAPEGLWRAVLRRQRSELAMVATYPDDPSLN, from the coding sequence ATGACGGAGGTGTCATCCCTCACGGGCCGGTTGCTGGTCGCGACGCCGGCCCTCACCGATCCGAACTTCACCCGGACCGTGGTGCTCCTGCTCGACCACGACGACGAGGGGTCGCTCGGCGTCGTGCTCAACCGGCCGACCCCCGTCGGCGTCGGCGACGTGCTGCGGGACTGGGCCGACCTCGCCGGCGATCCCGGGGTGGTCTTCCAGGGCGGCCCGGTCTCCCTCGACTCCGCGCTCGGCCTCGCGGTGGTCCCCGGCGACAAGGGCGGCGTGCCCGGTGGCGAGGGGCCTCTCGGCTGGCGCCGGGTGCACGGCGCCATCGGCCTGGTGGACCTGGACGCGCCGCCCGAGCTGCTCGCGGCGGAGCTGGGCACGCTGCGGATCTTCGCGGGGTACGCGGGGTGGGGCCCCGGGCAGTTGGAGGAGGAGCTGGACGACGGCGCGTGGTACGTCGTGGAGTCCGAGCCCGGCGACGTGTCCTCGCCCGCGCCCGAGGGCCTGTGGCGGGCGGTGCTGCGGCGGCAGCGCAGCGAGCTGGCCATGGTCGCGACATATCCGGACGACCCGAGCCTGAACTGA
- the murA gene encoding UDP-N-acetylglucosamine 1-carboxyvinyltransferase — MTAPDSADVLLVHGGTPLRGEIHVRGAKNLVPKAMVAALLGSSPSRLRNVPDIRDVRVVRGLLQLHGVTVRPGDEPGELVLDPTHVESAHVADIDAHAGSSRIPILFCGPLLHRLGHAFIPGLGGCDIGGRPIDFHFDVLRQFGARIDKRADGQYLEAPQRLRGTKIRLPYPSVGATEQVLLTAVLAEGVTELSNAAVEPEIEDLICVLQKMGAIIAMDTDRTIRITGVDQLGGYTHRALPDRLEAASWASAALATEGDVFVRGALQRSMMTFLNTFRKVGGAFDIGDEGIRFWHPGGPLNAIALETDVHPGFQTDWQQPLVVALTQASGLSIVHETVYESRLGFTSALNQMGAHIQLYRECLGGTPCRFGQRNFLHSAVVSGPTKLEGADLVIPDLRGGFSYLIAALAAQGTSRVHGIDLINRGYENFLQKLADLGARAELPDVPAAASAAAAAG, encoded by the coding sequence ATGACAGCTCCTGACAGCGCCGATGTCCTCCTCGTCCACGGCGGTACGCCCCTCCGCGGCGAGATCCACGTCCGCGGGGCCAAGAACCTCGTGCCCAAGGCGATGGTCGCCGCGCTGCTCGGCAGTTCCCCCAGCCGGCTGCGCAACGTCCCGGACATCCGCGACGTGCGGGTGGTGCGCGGTCTGCTCCAGCTCCACGGCGTGACCGTGCGTCCGGGCGACGAGCCCGGTGAGCTGGTGCTCGACCCGACGCACGTCGAAAGCGCGCACGTCGCCGACATCGACGCGCACGCGGGCTCGTCCCGTATCCCGATCCTCTTCTGCGGCCCCCTGCTGCACCGCCTCGGCCACGCCTTCATCCCCGGCCTCGGCGGCTGCGACATCGGCGGCCGGCCCATCGACTTCCACTTCGACGTGCTGCGCCAGTTCGGCGCCCGGATCGACAAGCGCGCCGACGGGCAGTACCTGGAGGCGCCGCAGCGGCTGCGCGGCACGAAGATCCGGCTGCCCTACCCCTCGGTGGGTGCCACCGAGCAGGTGCTGCTGACCGCCGTGCTCGCCGAGGGCGTCACCGAGTTGTCCAACGCGGCCGTCGAGCCGGAGATCGAGGACCTCATCTGCGTCCTGCAGAAGATGGGCGCGATCATCGCGATGGACACCGACAGGACCATCCGCATCACCGGCGTGGACCAGCTCGGCGGCTACACCCACCGCGCCCTGCCGGACCGGCTGGAGGCCGCCTCCTGGGCGTCCGCGGCGCTGGCGACCGAGGGCGACGTCTTCGTCCGCGGCGCGCTGCAGCGCTCGATGATGACGTTCCTCAACACCTTCCGGAAGGTCGGCGGCGCGTTCGACATCGGCGACGAGGGCATCCGCTTCTGGCACCCCGGCGGGCCGCTGAACGCCATCGCGCTGGAGACCGACGTCCACCCCGGCTTCCAGACCGACTGGCAGCAGCCGCTGGTCGTCGCCCTCACGCAGGCGTCGGGGCTGTCGATCGTGCACGAGACGGTCTACGAGTCCCGCCTCGGCTTCACCTCCGCACTCAACCAGATGGGCGCGCACATCCAGCTCTACCGCGAGTGCCTGGGCGGCACCCCCTGCCGCTTCGGGCAGCGCAACTTCCTGCACTCCGCGGTCGTGTCGGGACCGACCAAGCTGGAGGGCGCCGACCTGGTCATCCCGGACCTCCGCGGCGGCTTCTCCTACCTCATCGCGGCGCTGGCGGCCCAGGGCACTTCGCGGGTGCACGGCATCGACCTGATCAACCGCGGCTACGAGAACTTCCTGCAGAAGCTCGCGGACCTCGGCGCCCGCGCGGAGCTGCCGGACGTCCCCGCCGCAGCCTCCGCGGCAGCCGCGGCCGGCTGA
- a CDS encoding HU family DNA-binding protein has translation MNRSELVAAIAERAEVTRKDADAVVAALAEVAGEVVSKGDERITIPGFLTFERTHRKARSARNPQTGEPIQIPAGYSVKVTAGSKLKEAAKGK, from the coding sequence ATGAACCGCAGTGAGCTGGTGGCCGCGATCGCAGAGCGCGCCGAGGTGACCCGCAAGGACGCCGACGCCGTGGTGGCCGCCCTCGCCGAGGTCGCCGGGGAGGTCGTCAGCAAGGGCGACGAGAGGATCACCATCCCCGGCTTCCTGACCTTCGAGCGCACGCACCGCAAGGCGCGCTCCGCCCGCAACCCGCAGACCGGCGAGCCGATCCAGATTCCCGCTGGTTACAGCGTGAAGGTCACGGCCGGCTCGAAGCTCAAGGAAGCGGCGAAGGGCAAGTAA
- a CDS encoding NAD-dependent malic enzyme, translating into MATAPSVSYSNTVRLEVPAGGNAVSQLTSAVESSGGSVTGLDVTASGHERLRIDVTIAAASTDHARSIVEKLRGIEGVVVGKVSDRTFLMHLGGKIEMQSKHPIRNRDDLSMIYTPGVARVCMQIAENPEDARRLTIKRNSVAVVTDGSAVLGLGNIGPKAALPVMEGKAALFKRFASIDAWPLCLDTQDTDAIVEIVKAIAPGFAGINLEDISAPRCFEIEARLREALDIPVFHDDQHGTAIVVLAALTNALRVVGKELADVRVVMSGAGAAGTAILKLLIDAGAKHAVVADINGVVHSGRADLVDAPPGSALRWIAENTNRDGLTGTLKDAVRGADVFIGVSAPDVIDGGDVAAMASDAIVFALANPDPEVDPAAAREHAAVVATGRSDFPNQINNVLVFPGVFRGLLDAHSRTVNSEMMIAAARAIADVVHGDELNPNYIIPSVFNDRVAPTVADAVRDAAQAAGVTAPPTTGP; encoded by the coding sequence ATGGCAACGGCGCCAAGCGTCTCCTACTCGAACACGGTCCGGCTGGAGGTCCCGGCGGGGGGCAACGCCGTCAGCCAGCTCACCTCCGCCGTCGAGTCCTCCGGCGGCAGCGTCACCGGCCTCGACGTCACCGCCTCGGGACACGAGCGGCTGCGCATCGACGTCACCATCGCCGCGGCCTCGACCGACCACGCGCGCTCCATCGTCGAGAAGCTCCGCGGCATCGAGGGCGTCGTCGTCGGCAAGGTCTCCGACCGTACGTTCCTCATGCACCTCGGCGGCAAGATCGAGATGCAGTCCAAGCACCCGATCCGCAACCGCGACGACCTGTCGATGATCTACACCCCCGGCGTCGCCCGCGTCTGCATGCAGATCGCCGAGAACCCCGAGGACGCCCGCCGGCTCACCATCAAGCGCAACAGCGTCGCCGTCGTCACCGACGGCTCCGCCGTCCTGGGCCTGGGCAACATCGGCCCCAAGGCCGCGCTGCCGGTGATGGAGGGCAAGGCGGCGCTCTTCAAGCGGTTCGCGAGCATCGACGCCTGGCCGCTCTGCCTGGACACCCAGGACACCGACGCCATCGTGGAGATCGTCAAGGCCATCGCCCCCGGCTTCGCCGGCATCAACCTGGAGGACATCTCCGCGCCCCGCTGCTTCGAGATCGAGGCGCGGCTGCGCGAGGCGCTGGACATCCCCGTCTTCCACGACGACCAGCACGGCACCGCCATCGTCGTGCTCGCCGCGCTCACCAACGCGCTGCGCGTGGTCGGCAAGGAACTGGCCGACGTGCGCGTGGTGATGTCCGGGGCCGGCGCCGCCGGCACGGCGATCCTCAAGCTGCTGATCGACGCCGGCGCCAAGCACGCCGTCGTCGCCGACATCAACGGCGTCGTCCACTCGGGCCGTGCCGACCTGGTGGACGCCCCGCCCGGCAGCGCGCTGCGCTGGATCGCGGAGAACACCAACCGCGACGGCCTCACCGGTACCCTCAAGGACGCCGTGCGCGGCGCGGACGTCTTCATCGGCGTCTCCGCCCCCGACGTCATCGACGGCGGCGACGTGGCCGCCATGGCGTCCGACGCGATCGTCTTCGCGCTGGCCAACCCCGACCCCGAGGTCGACCCGGCCGCCGCCCGCGAGCACGCCGCCGTCGTCGCCACCGGCCGCAGCGACTTCCCGAACCAGATCAACAACGTGCTCGTCTTCCCCGGCGTCTTCCGCGGCCTGCTCGACGCGCACTCGCGGACCGTCAACTCCGAGATGATGATCGCCGCGGCCCGCGCCATCGCCGACGTCGTCCACGGCGACGAGCTGAACCCGAACTACATCATCCCGAGCGTCTTCAACGACCGGGTCGCCCCCACGGTCGCCGACGCCGTCCGCGACGCCGCCCAGGCCGCGGGCGTGACGGCACCGCCCACCACCGGGCCGTAA
- a CDS encoding UvrD-helicase domain-containing protein → MTAHITAPDSVRDREIQAEQEHLDRVYDRLEEKIHEAEFLMSDAAKRGQVGTPGALAERDAQVFRAGVHLNRLNSEFEDFLFGRIDLLPGKDGVRGPDGAYTSVEPADDAVSPSGAGGEQRARIAETLHIGRLGVLDADYAPLVIDWRAPAAAPFYRATPVAPGRVVRRRVIRSKGRRVLGVEDDLLRPELSVTLEGAALPVVGDGALMAALGRARTHAMRDIVSSIQAEQDTVIRAPAASVTEVEGGPGTGKTAVALHRAAYLLYQDRRRYAGGILVVSPTPLLVAYTEGVLPSLGEEGQVAIRAVGSLVEGAEATLYDEPRVARVKGSARMVRVLRRAARGALTAGEVPQRLRVVAFGARVELDARDLRRVRQAVLGGTAPVNLLRARARRFLLDALWQKSGARPRYDDPELAAEARAGFDEDISTEDDFLAFLDAWWPELTPRVVLAALADERRLAGFARRVLNPGEVRGLARSLARDGLTVHDVALLDELQVLLGAPAKPARPRELDPLDQLTGLEELTTYGERTAPAVRRRDEERQEYAHVIVDEAQDLTPMQWRMVGRRGRHATWTVVGDPAQSSWPDPEEAAAARTEALGSRPRRRFTLTVNYRNPAEIAEVASRVLALAMPGTEPPEAVRSTGVVPAFAAAGADPYDTVRAEVGRLLADVDGTVGVVVPMGRREEARARLAELGERVVVLGSLEAKGLEYDATVVLSPAEMADESPAGLRVLYVALTRATQRLTVVSTAPDLPDADGVPDLLRP, encoded by the coding sequence GTGACCGCGCACATCACCGCCCCGGACTCCGTCCGGGATCGCGAGATCCAGGCTGAGCAGGAACATCTGGACCGCGTGTACGACCGCCTTGAGGAGAAGATCCACGAGGCGGAGTTCCTCATGAGCGACGCCGCCAAGCGCGGCCAGGTCGGCACCCCCGGCGCGCTCGCCGAGCGCGACGCCCAGGTCTTCCGCGCCGGCGTCCATCTCAACCGCCTGAACAGCGAGTTCGAGGACTTCCTCTTCGGCCGCATCGACCTCCTGCCCGGCAAGGACGGCGTCCGCGGCCCCGACGGCGCGTACACCTCCGTCGAGCCCGCCGACGACGCCGTATCGCCCTCCGGTGCAGGCGGCGAGCAGCGCGCCCGCATCGCGGAGACCCTGCACATCGGCCGCCTCGGCGTCCTCGACGCCGACTACGCCCCGCTGGTCATCGACTGGCGCGCCCCCGCCGCCGCGCCCTTCTACCGCGCCACCCCCGTCGCCCCCGGCCGGGTCGTGCGCCGCCGCGTGATCCGCTCCAAGGGCCGCCGGGTGCTCGGCGTCGAGGACGACCTGCTGCGGCCCGAGCTGTCGGTGACGCTCGAAGGCGCCGCGCTGCCCGTCGTCGGCGACGGCGCGCTGATGGCGGCCCTGGGCCGGGCCCGTACGCACGCGATGCGCGACATCGTCTCCTCCATCCAGGCCGAGCAGGACACCGTCATCCGAGCCCCCGCCGCGTCCGTCACGGAGGTCGAGGGCGGCCCCGGCACCGGCAAGACGGCGGTGGCGCTGCACCGCGCCGCGTACCTGCTGTACCAGGACCGGCGGCGGTACGCGGGCGGGATCCTCGTCGTCAGCCCGACGCCGCTGCTCGTGGCGTACACCGAGGGCGTGCTGCCGTCGCTGGGCGAGGAGGGGCAGGTCGCGATCCGGGCGGTGGGCTCGCTCGTCGAAGGTGCGGAGGCGACGCTGTACGACGAGCCGCGGGTGGCCCGGGTCAAGGGCTCGGCGCGGATGGTGCGGGTGCTGCGCCGCGCCGCGCGCGGGGCGCTGACGGCGGGCGAGGTGCCGCAGCGGCTGCGGGTGGTCGCGTTCGGCGCCCGGGTGGAGCTGGACGCGCGGGACCTGCGGCGCGTACGGCAGGCGGTGCTCGGCGGCACGGCGCCGGTGAACCTGCTGCGGGCCAGGGCCCGCCGCTTCCTGCTGGACGCGCTCTGGCAGAAGTCCGGCGCCCGGCCGCGCTACGACGACCCGGAGCTGGCGGCGGAGGCGCGGGCGGGGTTCGACGAGGACATCTCCACGGAGGACGACTTCCTCGCCTTCCTCGACGCCTGGTGGCCGGAGTTGACGCCGCGCGTGGTGCTCGCCGCGCTCGCCGACGAGCGGCGGCTCGCGGGCTTCGCGCGGCGCGTGCTGAACCCGGGCGAGGTCCGCGGCCTCGCCCGCTCGCTGGCCCGGGACGGGCTGACCGTGCACGACGTGGCGCTGCTGGACGAGTTGCAGGTGCTGCTCGGCGCGCCCGCGAAGCCGGCCAGGCCGCGGGAGCTGGACCCGCTGGACCAGTTGACGGGCCTGGAGGAGCTGACGACGTACGGGGAGCGCACCGCGCCCGCCGTGCGCCGCCGCGACGAGGAGCGGCAGGAGTACGCGCACGTCATCGTCGACGAGGCGCAGGACCTGACGCCGATGCAGTGGCGGATGGTGGGCCGCCGCGGGCGGCACGCGACGTGGACGGTCGTCGGCGACCCGGCGCAGAGCTCGTGGCCGGACCCGGAGGAGGCGGCCGCGGCCCGTACGGAGGCGCTGGGCAGCCGCCCGCGGCGCCGCTTCACGCTGACCGTCAACTACCGCAACCCGGCGGAGATCGCCGAGGTCGCCTCCCGGGTCCTGGCGCTGGCCATGCCCGGCACCGAGCCTCCGGAGGCGGTGCGGTCGACCGGGGTGGTGCCGGCGTTCGCGGCGGCGGGGGCGGATCCGTACGACACGGTGCGCGCGGAGGTCGGGCGGCTGCTGGCGGACGTCGACGGCACGGTGGGCGTCGTCGTGCCCATGGGCCGCCGCGAGGAGGCCCGCGCCCGGCTCGCGGAGCTGGGGGAGCGGGTGGTGGTGCTGGGCAGCCTGGAGGCAAAAGGGCTGGAGTACGACGCGACGGTGGTGCTCTCGCCCGCGGAGATGGCCGACGAGTCGCCCGCGGGCCTGCGGGTGCTGTACGTGGCCCTCACCCGGGCGACGCAGCGGCTGACGGTCGTCTCCACGGCCCCCGACCTCCCGGACGCCGACGGCGTGCCCGACCTGCTTCGTCCGTGA
- a CDS encoding zf-HC2 domain-containing protein has translation MTGKRHPDVGAYAIGALEHDEAERFEEHLAGCERCAAALAELVPVADMLADVPPPQDPPPGALDRLLAELTAVRARQRRVRRRLVVAVTAAAVVAVAAPVVTAVVLTGEEPAPEQRRADVAGQEVRAVDPETGVEARISMRPVTWGTSVDLDLRGVSGPRRCDLQAVGRDGSHETVTSWGVPADGYGAGDGRNAGASGRGGGTSLRTSGGTSMSPDDIDHFEVVTSEGDRLVIVPAEAG, from the coding sequence GTGACCGGCAAACGGCATCCGGACGTCGGGGCGTACGCGATCGGCGCGCTGGAGCACGACGAGGCGGAGCGGTTCGAGGAGCATCTGGCCGGCTGTGAGCGGTGCGCCGCGGCGCTGGCGGAACTGGTACCGGTCGCCGACATGCTGGCGGACGTACCGCCGCCGCAGGATCCGCCGCCGGGCGCGCTCGACCGGCTGCTGGCGGAGCTGACGGCGGTACGGGCCCGGCAGCGCCGGGTGCGCAGGCGGCTGGTCGTCGCGGTGACGGCGGCGGCGGTGGTGGCGGTCGCGGCGCCGGTGGTGACGGCGGTGGTGCTCACCGGCGAAGAACCGGCGCCGGAGCAGCGGCGCGCGGACGTCGCGGGGCAGGAGGTCAGGGCCGTGGACCCGGAGACGGGTGTGGAGGCCAGGATCAGCATGCGCCCGGTGACCTGGGGCACGAGCGTGGACCTGGACCTGCGCGGGGTGAGCGGCCCGCGCCGCTGCGACCTCCAGGCGGTGGGCAGGGACGGCTCGCACGAGACGGTCACGAGCTGGGGCGTCCCGGCGGACGGCTACGGCGCGGGAGACGGCAGGAACGCGGGCGCGAGCGGCCGGGGCGGCGGCACCAGCCTGCGGACCTCGGGCGGCACGAGCATGTCGCCGGACGACATCGACCACTTCGAGGTGGTCACGTCGGAGGGCGACAGGCTGGTGATCGTCCCGGCAGAAGCGGGCTGA
- a CDS encoding sigma-70 family RNA polymerase sigma factor: protein MRDDAVVAAQRSKPTPDEELMRVLYREHAGPLFGFVLRLVAGDRHRAEDVVQETLLRAWRHADELAAADGSVRPWLVTVARRIVIDGHRSRQARPRETDPAPLESLPAADDTDRVLRLMTISEALDDLTPAHRAALVETYFKGRTANEAAEVLGVPAGTVRSRVFYALRSLRLSLEERGVVP from the coding sequence ATGCGGGACGATGCCGTGGTGGCAGCGCAGCGCTCGAAGCCGACTCCCGACGAGGAGTTGATGCGGGTCCTCTACCGCGAGCACGCGGGCCCGCTCTTCGGCTTCGTGCTGCGCCTGGTCGCCGGGGACCGGCACCGGGCGGAGGACGTCGTCCAGGAGACGCTGCTGCGCGCCTGGCGGCACGCCGACGAACTGGCGGCCGCGGACGGCTCCGTGCGGCCCTGGCTCGTCACCGTGGCCCGCCGGATAGTGATCGACGGGCACCGCAGCCGGCAGGCGCGCCCGCGCGAGACGGACCCCGCGCCGCTGGAGAGCCTCCCGGCCGCCGACGACACCGACCGGGTGCTGCGGCTGATGACGATCTCCGAAGCGCTCGACGACCTGACGCCCGCCCACCGCGCCGCGCTGGTGGAGACGTACTTCAAGGGCCGGACGGCGAACGAGGCGGCCGAGGTGCTGGGCGTACCGGCGGGGACGGTGCGCTCACGGGTGTTCTACGCGCTGCGCTCGCTGCGGTTGTCGCTGGAGGAACGGGGAGTGGTGCCGTGA